One part of the Coffea eugenioides isolate CCC68of chromosome 10, Ceug_1.0, whole genome shotgun sequence genome encodes these proteins:
- the LOC113749798 gene encoding carboxypeptidase A6 isoform X2, producing MGRRRRRQNHFLDFNSSSPLYCSLWPFLLVLLFFASFYLVDGKTNATSSPVTPINHDLYHTSGALLEEIEALVHRHPDKLSIETIPSKNKGYNAEMTVVTYCRKRKDCDGKSKFRVLLSFGQHGRELITSELAFRILSILSEEEFLPYTDRGSVNDTLDNLVIKVVPMENLNGRKLVEAGDFWRGVDLNRNWSVDWGKKEKDYDPYEENPGTAPFSEPETQFMRKLSISFEPHVWVNVHSGMEALFMPYDHKNTTPDGSPSLRMRSMLEKLNHLHLKDRCLIGSGGGSVGYLAHGTATDYMYDVTKVPMAFTFEIYGDGTASSKDCFRMFNPIDITTFNKVLNDWSAAFLTLFKLGELQVDGLHSGDVASSSEKWISIDDYLNGYLFERRNRYGKKMEVLELGMQEIRTYFRLFLLSSVLLMFMFCSRISKSTRPIVSAMSL from the exons ATGGGCCGTCGTCGCCGTCGTCAAAACCACTTTCTTGATTTCAATTCCTCCTCTCCATTATATTGTTCACTGTGGCcatttttattagttttgttATTCTTTGCTAGTTTTTATTTGGTCGATGGGAAAACTAATGCCACCAGTTCTCCAGTCACACCCATCAATCACGATCTTTACCATACCAG TGGAGCTTTGTTGGAAGAAATTGAAGCCTTGGTGCACCGCCACCCAGACAAACTATCA ATTGAGACAATTCCCAGTAAGAACAAGGGGTACAATGCAGAGATGACTGTGGTTACTTATTGTAGGAAAAGGAAAGATTGTGATGGCAAGTCCAAGTTCAGAGTACTCCTT AGTTTTGGTCAGCATGGAAGGGAACTCATTACCTCTGAGCTTGCGTTTCGGATTCTTTCTATATTAAGTGAAGAAGAATTTTTACCTTATACAGATCGAGGGTCAGTAAATGACACCCTTGATAATCTTGTTATAAAG GTTGTACCAATGGAAAATTTGAATGGCCGCAAACTTGTTGAAGCGGGAGACTTTT GGAGAGGGGTTGATCTTAATCGAAATTGGAGTGTGGATTGgggcaaaaaagaaaag GATTATGATCCCTATGAAGAAAATCCAGGGACTGCTCCTTTTAGTGAGCCTGAGACTCAATTCATGCGGAAGCTTTCGATATCTTTTGAGCCCCATGTGTGGGTTAATGTTCATTCAGGAATGGAA GCCTTATTTATGCCATATGATCACAAAAATACGACTCCAGATGGATCTCCTTCCCTGAGAATGAGATCAATGCTTGAAAAGTTGAACCATCTTCACTTGAAAGATCGTTGTTTAATTGGATCTGGTGGAGGCTCTGTCGG ATATCTAGCTCACGGGACAGCTACTGATTACATGTATGATGTCACAAAGGTCCCCATGGCATTCACCTTTGAG ATATACGGAGATGGTACAGCCTCCTCAAAGGACTGCTTTAGAATGTTCAATCCCATCGACATCACCACCTTTAAT AAGGTTCTCAATGATTGGTCTGCTGCATTTTTAACACTGTTCAAATTGGGTGAGTTGCAAGTGGATGGACTTCATTCAGGGGATGTGGCATCAAGTTCTGAGAAGTGGATATCCATAGATGACTACTTGAATGGTTATCTGTTCGAGAGGAGAAATAGATACGGCAAGAAGATGGAAGTGCTTGAACTCGGAATGCAGGAGATCAGAACATATTTCCGATTATTTCTGTTATCATCAGTCCTTTTGATGTTTATGTTTTGTTCTAGAATCTCGAAGAGCACAAGACCTATTGTTTCAGCAATGTCCTTGTAA
- the LOC113749798 gene encoding mast cell carboxypeptidase A isoform X1, which yields MGRRRRRQNHFLDFNSSSPLYCSLWPFLLVLLFFASFYLVDGKTNATSSPVTPINHDLYHTSGALLEEIEALVHRHPDKLSIETIPSKNKGYNAEMTVVTYCRKRKDCDGKSKFRVLLSFGQHGRELITSELAFRILSILSEEEFLPYTDRGSVNDTLDNLVIKVVPMENLNGRKLVEAGDFCERRNGRGVDLNRNWSVDWGKKEKDYDPYEENPGTAPFSEPETQFMRKLSISFEPHVWVNVHSGMEALFMPYDHKNTTPDGSPSLRMRSMLEKLNHLHLKDRCLIGSGGGSVGYLAHGTATDYMYDVTKVPMAFTFEIYGDGTASSKDCFRMFNPIDITTFNKVLNDWSAAFLTLFKLGELQVDGLHSGDVASSSEKWISIDDYLNGYLFERRNRYGKKMEVLELGMQEIRTYFRLFLLSSVLLMFMFCSRISKSTRPIVSAMSL from the exons ATGGGCCGTCGTCGCCGTCGTCAAAACCACTTTCTTGATTTCAATTCCTCCTCTCCATTATATTGTTCACTGTGGCcatttttattagttttgttATTCTTTGCTAGTTTTTATTTGGTCGATGGGAAAACTAATGCCACCAGTTCTCCAGTCACACCCATCAATCACGATCTTTACCATACCAG TGGAGCTTTGTTGGAAGAAATTGAAGCCTTGGTGCACCGCCACCCAGACAAACTATCA ATTGAGACAATTCCCAGTAAGAACAAGGGGTACAATGCAGAGATGACTGTGGTTACTTATTGTAGGAAAAGGAAAGATTGTGATGGCAAGTCCAAGTTCAGAGTACTCCTT AGTTTTGGTCAGCATGGAAGGGAACTCATTACCTCTGAGCTTGCGTTTCGGATTCTTTCTATATTAAGTGAAGAAGAATTTTTACCTTATACAGATCGAGGGTCAGTAAATGACACCCTTGATAATCTTGTTATAAAG GTTGTACCAATGGAAAATTTGAATGGCCGCAAACTTGTTGAAGCGGGAGACTTTTGTGAGAGGAGAAATG GGAGAGGGGTTGATCTTAATCGAAATTGGAGTGTGGATTGgggcaaaaaagaaaag GATTATGATCCCTATGAAGAAAATCCAGGGACTGCTCCTTTTAGTGAGCCTGAGACTCAATTCATGCGGAAGCTTTCGATATCTTTTGAGCCCCATGTGTGGGTTAATGTTCATTCAGGAATGGAA GCCTTATTTATGCCATATGATCACAAAAATACGACTCCAGATGGATCTCCTTCCCTGAGAATGAGATCAATGCTTGAAAAGTTGAACCATCTTCACTTGAAAGATCGTTGTTTAATTGGATCTGGTGGAGGCTCTGTCGG ATATCTAGCTCACGGGACAGCTACTGATTACATGTATGATGTCACAAAGGTCCCCATGGCATTCACCTTTGAG ATATACGGAGATGGTACAGCCTCCTCAAAGGACTGCTTTAGAATGTTCAATCCCATCGACATCACCACCTTTAAT AAGGTTCTCAATGATTGGTCTGCTGCATTTTTAACACTGTTCAAATTGGGTGAGTTGCAAGTGGATGGACTTCATTCAGGGGATGTGGCATCAAGTTCTGAGAAGTGGATATCCATAGATGACTACTTGAATGGTTATCTGTTCGAGAGGAGAAATAGATACGGCAAGAAGATGGAAGTGCTTGAACTCGGAATGCAGGAGATCAGAACATATTTCCGATTATTTCTGTTATCATCAGTCCTTTTGATGTTTATGTTTTGTTCTAGAATCTCGAAGAGCACAAGACCTATTGTTTCAGCAATGTCCTTGTAA